The Staphylococcus simiae genome includes the window TGCCATTAAACTACACCCGCTTATTAAATTAAGTATTTTTTGGTGCGGCCGAGAGGATTTGAACCTCCACGGGATTACTCCCACTAGGCCCTCAACCTAGCGCGTCTGCCGTTCCGCCACGACCGCTGGCAAAACGCATTTAAAACGGCTTGTTTTTTTAGAACGATATTTATTATAAAACATCTATATTTCAAAGTCAATAAGTTATTTTCACTTTTTTAACTTTTATTTAACAAAGGTAATAAGTTCTTAACAGAACGTTAATAATATTAAAGTAATAAGCTAGAAAAGTCAATGATTTTTTAAAATCTTTTATTTTTTGATTTTACCTTTTATTACATAAAATTGTATGTGTTTTGTAAAAAAGGAACGTGTTTAATCATACGAAATATTATTTTAATAGTCAATACAAAAATACATTATTTCCAAATCAATAAAAGTAATATTAGTCATATTAACGCTTTATCACTTATTAGTAGTAAAAATGATAACAGTCATTTTTCTAATTTAACTTTTCTTTTTATCTTAATAGATTGATTAACCATACAATTATCATCAAAATGGAACCATTTGGGTATTTATTTCAATTTAAACTATACTTTTTCTAAGTCAAATCTGAAACAACAAATATTATTTTTTTAATTTCAACATTCAGTCGTAGCATCATGTAACTAACTAAAAAGCATAATACTATATTTAATATTAGGTCACTGGAAGTAACAGTGTTGATGATCAACTATTCATAAATCAACTTTTATATTCTTAGTCAATTTTAACAGAGTAGTTTGGACTCATTATTAAAAAGCTACATGCAGCATTTACATAAATGATGACGACTTACATCATCAACTAGATATATTTGTTGAAAGTTTATTTCTATAGCGCCACCACTAAAAAAGTAAAAACTAGGCATAAGTAATAAAGTTGTTATCCCCTAATACTTACCCCTAGTTATATTTACATGCTTGATATCAAATTACCTTCTTAACATTTCCATATTCTGCAAATTAACATTAAACTCAAATCTGGAAGACTTCTCTTCTTATTTATGGAAAAGTTTAGTCATTTTCAATTTACCATTACATTTACCACATCTCATTCGTTTAGTATCCACTTTTCTAATACGTAAATATTGAGTATGGCATTTTGTGCATTGATATTCATAATTAGCGCGCTGTTCATAACTTTGTATTCTATTACAAAATCTTGGTGCGCCTACTTGTTGACTTAATATTTTAAAGTCTCTGTCTTTATGTTGATATCCTCTACCTGCAATATGCAAGTGATAATGACACAACTCATGTAAAATAATCTTTTTAACATCTTCTTCCCCAAAATGCTGATATTGCTTTGGATTTATCTCTATATTATGAGATGTTAATAAATAACGTCCACCAGTAGTTCTTAAACGCTTATTAAAATACACTTTATGATTAAAAGCGAGACCAAAGTTATCTATTGATAATCTTTCAGTTAATAACTGCAGATCATCATTATTCATGTGGATCAATCATTGTTAGTGCGACTTTATCTTTATCTCTATCTATAGAAAGTATCCAAACATCCACAATATCTCCAACACTAACTATATCCATAGGATTTTTGACAAATTTCTTGGATAATTTTGAAACATGTACTAAACCATCTTGTTTAACACCAATATCCACAAAAGCACCAAAGTCTACAACGTTGCGAACTGTCCCACTTAATTTCATACCTTCTTTTAAATCTTCAATTGATAACACATCTGATTTAAGGATTGGTGTTTCGTATTCATCCCTAGGGTCTCTATTTGGTGCTTTTAAAGATTTAATAATGTCTTCCAATGTCGGTATGCCTATATCCAACTCTTGAACTAAATCATCAATGTTTAATTTATTTAATTTATCTTTTAACGCATCTGTTCCAATATCAGTACCATTAAATCCTAGTTTATCTAATAACTGATACGTCGTTTTATAACTTTCTGGATGAATGGATGTATTATCTAATGGTTCTGTACCTTCTACTATTCTTAAAAAGCCAATACTTTGTTCAAACGTCTTGGCACCTAATCGTTTAATTTTGCTAATTTCTTTGTTATGTTTTATTGCACCGTTTTCTTCTCTATAAGTAATAATATTTTTAGCAATTTGAGGACTTAGTCCTGATACATATTGTAATAATGATTGTGAAGCTGTATTCACATCAACACCAACTTGGTTAACCGCAGTTTCTACGACAAATATTAAAGCATTTTCTAATTCTTTTTGATTAACATCATGTTGATATTGACCAACACCTATTGATTTCGGATCAATTTTAACTAGTTCACTAAGTGGGTCTTGTACGCGTCGCCCGATGGATACTGCACTACGCTCTTCAACTTGAAAATCAGGAAATTCATCTCTTGCAACTTCAGAAGCTGAATAAACTGATGCTCCTGCTTCATTGACAATAATAAATTGTACTGGTAATTCATGTTTCTTAATAATGTCTGCCACAAATTGTTCAGTTTCACGACTTGCTGTTCCATTTCCTATTGCAATTAATTGTACATCATAATCTCGAACCATATTGACAAATGTTTTTTCTGCGGCCTCAATTTTTGATACTGGTGGGTGCGGATAGATCACACCTTTAGCAACAAAAGTTCCGAACGGATTGATAACAGCTAATTTACAACCTGTTCTAAATGCAGGATCGACCCCTAATATTTGTTTTCCCTTCATTGGTGGTTGTAAAAGTAAATTTCTTAAATTTTCACTAAACACCAAAATGGCATGATGCTCAGCTTTTTCCGTCAAATCACTCTGAATTTCTCTTTCAATCGAAGGTATAATTAAACGTTTTAAACTATCTCTTATAGCTTCAATAATATAATCTTGGTAAGGATTATCTTGAATTATTTCTTGTTTGGTAATTAATGCTTCTATCTGTGTTGTATCAAAATCAAACTTAACCGTTAATATTTTCTCTTTTTCACCGCGATTGACTGCTAATACACGATGATTCGCAATTTTTTTAATAGGTTCACTATAATTGTAATACATTTCAAAAATGCCTTTTTCATCTTCAGCGTTTTTCTTTTTAGTTGTGACAATAGATCCTTGGTGATACATATCTTTTAATATTTTAGTTCTATATTTGGGATTATCTGATATTTGTTCAGCGATAATGTCTTGTGCTCCTCTTACCGCTTCATCAACAGTAGTAACTTCTTCATTAAAAAACTGTTGTGCTTTATCGTTAATATCCACTTCGTGTTTCGCTTGTCTTATCCATTTAGCAAAAGGTTCCAAACCTTTACGTTTAGCTTCAGTCGCTCTTGTCTTTTTCTTTTGCTTGAATGGTCTATATAAATCTTCAACACGTTGTAGCTTTGTTTGTTTTAAAATATCTTGTCTTAAGTCATCAGTTAATAGACCTTGTTGTTCAATATTCTTAATGACTTCTTCTTTACGTTTTTGTAGGTTAACTATGTATTGATATTCATCATCAATTTGTTTAATTTCAACTTCATCTAATCCACCTGTTTGCTCTTTTCTATAACGAGCAATAAAGGGTACAGTATTTTTTTCTTCTAATAAACTTAGCACTGCTTCTATTTGTTTCTTACTAAATTGATACTTTTCTATTATAGATTGAATCAAATTATTATCCATTTACTAAACCACTCTTTTCTATAATTTACTTCCCCATTTTAACATATTCATTTTTTTACTGTGGTAATAATATTATTACCAGTGACTTACATAACCATCTATTTAAATATGCATTATTGTTATCCTCATCACAATGTTACTAATTACTAGAAGTGAAACATACATAAAATTTTTAGCAATGAATGTCATTATCCTACTCCACCTATACGGATGAATGTTACATGATATTAAGTTTTAACGTGTTTCAATACTAATAGTGACCGCTAAATGTACATCATTGAATACAACATCCTATGTCTCAGCTTAATTTCAACAACTTCATTATAATAGTGGTCTAATCACTGCGCAGTTATATTTCTTTTTATTAAAATGATTATAAAAAAGAAGCCAAAATTTTTAATCATTTGGCTTCTTAATTATTGTATTAATTGTACAAATGTACAAACATATGAGTTTTACATGCATTGTTATAAAAAATATAACGTAATAACCTCAAGTTATTGATTAGCTGCATTTTGTAATTTTTTGATGGCTGTCCTTTGTAATCTAGAAACATGCATTTGGCTTAAACCGATACGTTCACCAGTTTCTTTTTGACTCAAACCTTCAATAAATGTACATTGAATAATTTCTCGTTCTCTTTCGGATAGAATAGGTAATATTCGTTCTAATATCATACGTTTTTCTGTTAAATCATAGTTATCATCTTGCTGACCCATAATATCTAACAACGTTACAGTAGAACCGTCTTTGTCTGCTTCTATGGAATGATCGACACTTAAAGCATTATAACTTTGCCCCATCTCCATAGCTTCTAGAACTTCTTCATCTGAAACTTCCAATCTAGCAGCAATTTCACTAATTGATGGAGACCTTTCTAACTCTGCTGTTAATTCATCACTAACCTTTTTAATTCTTGGCCCAATTTCTTTAATTCTTCTTGGTACATGAACACTCCATGTTTTATCCCTTAAATATCTTTTGATTTCACCGATTACAGTTGGTACTAAAAAGGCTTCAAATTTCCGTTCAAAGGACATATCGAATCTATTGATGGCACCTATTAAACCAACCATACCAACTTGAACTAAATCTTCATGATGTGATTGCCCTTTTGAATATTTGTATGCTAAAGATTCAATCAGTTTTTGATAATGTCTAACTAATTTATCTTGTGCTTCACTATTCGAATTCTCTTGGTGTTCTTTAATCCATTGGTTAATTTGTTCAGGTGAAACTTCATTAGCTGATTTCGACTCTTTCGCCATTATTTCGCACCTGCTCTTTTTTTATATACTTAGTCATACTAATCGTAACACCAGATTCTTTATAAACTGTCACTTCATCCATCAATGATTCAATTAAAAACAAGCCTAAGCCACCTTCACGAAGAAAATCAATACTTTCATTTTCATCATAAGGTCCAATTTGTGTTTTAGTTGCTTCATAATCAAAACTGTCACCTTGATCAGAAATAATAATTTTAATACGATCATCTAAAATATCAAAATACAAATTAATCATGCCAACTTCTTTCTTCTCTTTATATGCATGTTTAACAGCATTTGTTACAGCTTCACTTACTGCAATTTTAGCATCTTCAATATCGTCATATGATGCACCAGCTCTTGTAAATACACCAGATAAAGTTAAGCGAATCAAACTAACATATTCTGCTGAGGCCGGAAGACGCATTTCAATAAAATCTTCTTTTGATTGCATGTTACTCAACCTCCGTTCCTTCATTAACATGCATTAAATCTTTCAATCCAGTGATATCAAACAATCTTCCGATACGATCTGATACACCTAAAATGTACAATTCTTTATCATGTTGATTTAACGCTTTTAATGTCCCTACAAAAAGTCCTAATCCTGTTGAATCCATGTAAGTAACATTTACTAGGTTAACACGAATATCACGTGAACCATCTTGTCGCATTGGTGTTAGTACCTCTTCTAATTCAGGTACTGTATAAACATCCAATTCTCCACCTACTTTGACTTCATAATAATCATCATAAGTGACAGTTTCTATATTTAAATTCATTTAAATACACTCCTACTTTAATTTACTAAATTTATAGTTACACAATGTGTTTTGTTAAAATTTTATAATTCAAATTATATTATACCCAAATAAATGATTTTAAATCGTTAAAGTTAATTAATTTACTCTTTT containing:
- a CDS encoding SprT family protein → MNNDDLQLLTERLSIDNFGLAFNHKVYFNKRLRTTGGRYLLTSHNIEINPKQYQHFGEEDVKKIILHELCHYHLHIAGRGYQHKDRDFKILSQQVGAPRFCNRIQSYEQRANYEYQCTKCHTQYLRIRKVDTKRMRCGKCNGKLKMTKLFHK
- a CDS encoding Tex family protein; this encodes MDNNLIQSIIEKYQFSKKQIEAVLSLLEEKNTVPFIARYRKEQTGGLDEVEIKQIDDEYQYIVNLQKRKEEVIKNIEQQGLLTDDLRQDILKQTKLQRVEDLYRPFKQKKKTRATEAKRKGLEPFAKWIRQAKHEVDINDKAQQFFNEEVTTVDEAVRGAQDIIAEQISDNPKYRTKILKDMYHQGSIVTTKKKNAEDEKGIFEMYYNYSEPIKKIANHRVLAVNRGEKEKILTVKFDFDTTQIEALITKQEIIQDNPYQDYIIEAIRDSLKRLIIPSIEREIQSDLTEKAEHHAILVFSENLRNLLLQPPMKGKQILGVDPAFRTGCKLAVINPFGTFVAKGVIYPHPPVSKIEAAEKTFVNMVRDYDVQLIAIGNGTASRETEQFVADIIKKHELPVQFIIVNEAGASVYSASEVARDEFPDFQVEERSAVSIGRRVQDPLSELVKIDPKSIGVGQYQHDVNQKELENALIFVVETAVNQVGVDVNTASQSLLQYVSGLSPQIAKNIITYREENGAIKHNKEISKIKRLGAKTFEQSIGFLRIVEGTEPLDNTSIHPESYKTTYQLLDKLGFNGTDIGTDALKDKLNKLNIDDLVQELDIGIPTLEDIIKSLKAPNRDPRDEYETPILKSDVLSIEDLKEGMKLSGTVRNVVDFGAFVDIGVKQDGLVHVSKLSKKFVKNPMDIVSVGDIVDVWILSIDRDKDKVALTMIDPHE
- the sigB gene encoding RNA polymerase sigma factor SigB, with amino-acid sequence MAKESKSANEVSPEQINQWIKEHQENSNSEAQDKLVRHYQKLIESLAYKYSKGQSHHEDLVQVGMVGLIGAINRFDMSFERKFEAFLVPTVIGEIKRYLRDKTWSVHVPRRIKEIGPRIKKVSDELTAELERSPSISEIAARLEVSDEEVLEAMEMGQSYNALSVDHSIEADKDGSTVTLLDIMGQQDDNYDLTEKRMILERILPILSEREREIIQCTFIEGLSQKETGERIGLSQMHVSRLQRTAIKKLQNAANQ
- the rsbW gene encoding anti-sigma B factor RsbW, encoding MQSKEDFIEMRLPASAEYVSLIRLTLSGVFTRAGASYDDIEDAKIAVSEAVTNAVKHAYKEKKEVGMINLYFDILDDRIKIIISDQGDSFDYEATKTQIGPYDENESIDFLREGGLGLFLIESLMDEVTVYKESGVTISMTKYIKKEQVRNNGERVEIS
- a CDS encoding anti-sigma factor antagonist, with translation MNLNIETVTYDDYYEVKVGGELDVYTVPELEEVLTPMRQDGSRDIRVNLVNVTYMDSTGLGLFVGTLKALNQHDKELYILGVSDRIGRLFDITGLKDLMHVNEGTEVE